Proteins found in one Populus alba chromosome 14, ASM523922v2, whole genome shotgun sequence genomic segment:
- the LOC118037277 gene encoding rhamnogalacturonate lyase B isoform X1, which yields MEKVDASLLRWLTLLIWFFFIVKLTAASRKIFQSENGKSLGVRLHKHHHRVCMMVMDNGLVQVTLSSPGGDITGIQYNGIQNVLETRNRESNRGYWDVVWNLPGNHIAYDRLKGTDFNVIMEDEDQVELSFKKSWNFTNGNSSAPLNVDKRYIMRRGSSGVYLYAILERLEGWPDMDMDQIRIVFKLQNDMFHFMAISDDRQRIMPMPRDRINGEPLAYPEAVLLTNPTNPQLGGEVDDKYQYSCENKDNRVHGWISENPPVGFWMITPSDEFRAGGPLKQDLTSHVGPTALSMFTSTHYSGKDLNTKYRNGKPWKKVLGPVFVYLNSISSLEDPTTLWEDAKDQMSIEVNSWPYNFPQSEDFPSSDRRGTVSGQLLVGDKYISDKPMWASYAYVGLAAPGGVGSWQRDAMGYQFWVQANEEGHFLIENIRAGHYNLYAWVPGIVGDCRYDVIIHIQPGSDAKLGALVYEPPRNGPTLWEIGIPDRTAAEFFVPDTYPTLMNKLFINQSTHKFRQYGLWERYSDLYPKHDLIYTIGISNYHQDWFFAQVPRNMGNHTYQATTWQIKFEIENATPRTGNYTLQVALASASASELQVRFNDRRARRPHFRTRLIGRDNAIARHGIHGLYWFYSINVASRLLRQGNNTVYLTQSRSKSPVGGIMYDYIRLEGPPETGPSVE from the exons ATGGAGAAAGTCGATGCTTCTCTTTTGAGGTGGTTAACATTGTTGATTTGGTTCTTCTTCATTGTCAAGCTCACCGCTGCTTCAAG GAAAATTTTCCAGAGTGAAAACGGTAAATCTCTTGGGGTGCGGCTGCATAAGCATCATCATCGGGTATGTATG ATGGTGATGGATAATGGCCTTGTACAAGTCACTTTGTCTAGTCCGGGCGGTGATATCACCGGAATACAGTACAACGGAATCCAAAATGTACTTGAAACCAGGAATAGGGAAAGCAACCGAGG GTATTGGGACGTTGTCTGGAACTTGCCTGGAAATCATATAGCTTACGACAG ATTGAAAGGAACAGATTTTAACGTTATAATGGAAGATGAAGACCAAGTAGAACTCTCATTCAAGAAGTCTTGGAATTTCACAAATGGGAACTCCTCAGCCCCGCTGAACGTAGACAAAAG gTATATAATGCGACGGGGCAGCTCAGGGGTCTACTTGTATGCCATATTAGAACGCCTGGAGGGATGGCCTGACATGGACATGGATCAAATTAGAATCGTTTTCAAGCTCCAAAAtgacat GTTTCACTTCATGGCAATATCTGACGACAGGCAAAGGATCATGCCAATGCCTCGAGACAGAATCAATGGTGAGCCTCTTGCATATCCAGAAGCTGTTCTCCTGACCAATCCAACTAATCCACAGCTTGGAGGAGAG GTGGACGACAAGTATCAATATTCATGTGAGAACAAAGACAACAGGGTACATGGTTGGATATCAGAAAATCCACCGGTGGGATTTTGGATGATCACACCAAGTGATGAGTTCCGGGCCGGTGGTCCCCTGAAACAAGACCTCACATCTCATGTCGGCCCCACCGCCCTCTCT ATGTTTACCAGCACTCATTACAGTGGGAAGGACTTGAACACGAAATATCGAAACGGAAAGCCATGGAAAAAGGTTCTAGGACCTGTATTTGTCTATCTCAACTCCATCTCCTCCCTTGAAGATCCCACGACACTATGGGAAGATGCTAAGGATCAG ATGTCTATAGAAGTCAACAGCTGGCCTTACAATTTCCCTCAGTCAGAAGATTTCCCTAGCTCCGATCGACGAGGAACTGTTTCTGGTCAATTACTAGTTGGTGACAA GTACATCAGTGACAAACCAATGTGGGCGAGCTATGCCTATGTGGGCTTGGCTGCACCAGGAGGGGTGGGTTCGTGGCAAAGAGACGCCATG GGGTATCAATTCTGGGTTCAAGCCAATGAGGAGGGtcatttcttaattgaaaacatTAGAGCTGGGCACTACAATCTGTATGCCTGGGTTCCCGGCATTGTTGGGGATTGCAGATATGATGTTATTATCCACATCCAACCAG GAAGTGATGCCAAATTGGGTGCTCTTGTGTACGAGCCTCCAAGAAATGGTCCGACCCTTTGGGAAATAGGAATCCCTGACCGCACCGCTGCCGAATTCTTTGTGCCCGACACATACCCGACGCTCATGAACAAATTGTTCATCAACCAATCAACTCACAA GTTTAGGCAGTATGGACTGTGGGAAAGGTACTCAGATTTGTATCCTAAGCATGACCTTATTTACACTATTGGCATCAGTAATTATCATCAAGATTGGTTCTTTGCTCAGGTTCCCAG GAACATGGGAAATCACACATATCAAGCCACGACATGGCAGATCAAATTCGAGATAGAAAATGCGACCCCGAGGACCGGAAACTATACACTCCAAGTGGCCTTGGCATCAGCCTCCGCTTCTGAACTACAG GTTCGGTTCAATGACAGAAGAGCCAGAAGACCTCATTTCAGAACAAGGCTAATAGGAAGGGACAATGCAATTGCCCGCCATGGAATTCATGGTCTGTACTGGTTTTATAGCATTAACGTGGCAAGCCGTCTGCTTCGCCAGGGAAACAACACTGTATATCTCACTCAGTCGAGAAGCAAATCCCCTGTTGGAGGAATTATGTATGATTACATTCGTTTAGAAGGGCCTCCAGAAACGGGTCCGAGTGTAGAATGA
- the LOC118037450 gene encoding protein BRICK 1, giving the protein MARAGGGGGGGGGITNAVNVGIAVQADWENREFISHISLNIRRLFDFLIQFESTTKSKLSSLNLKLDTLERRLQLLELQVSTATSNPSLFTSTTTTTA; this is encoded by the coding sequence atggCGAGAGCaggcggaggaggaggaggcggagGAGGGATAACAAACGCGGTGAACGTAGGGATAGCAGTACAAGCAGATTGGGAGAACAGAGAATTCATATCTCACATATCTCTCAACATCCGTCGTCTCTTCGATTTCCTCATCCAATTTGAGTCCACCACCAAGTCCAAATTGTCTTCTCTCAATCTCAAGCTTGATACTTTGGAGCGTCGTTTACAGCTTCTCGAACTCCAAGTTTCCACGGCCACTTCAAATCCTTCTCTTTTCACTTCCACCACTACCACCACCGCttga
- the LOC118037270 gene encoding probable cytosolic oligopeptidase A produces MAETRKVHPVGAVLLIINLLMASRISLSRSILLLQRTNNHFPYSHFTPKRFPKSYPCPLWSSSFSLCLQTLHKSSTTTATTPPSISNCYSSISMDPVVDEANPLLQDFEFPPFDVVEAKHVRPGIRALLKNLESDLEELERTVEPSWPKLVEPLEKIADQLTVVWGMINHLKAVKDSPELRAAIEEVQPEKVKFQLRLGQSKPIYNAFKAIQDSPQWSSLSDARKRIVESQIKEGVLNGVALDDDKREQFNKIEQELERLSQKFGENVLDATKKFEKIITDKKDIEGLPATSLGLAAQTAVSKGHTDASAENGPWIITLDAPSFMSVMQHARNRGLREEIYRAYVTRASSGDLNNTAIIDEILELRLEKAKLLGYNNYTEVSMATKMATVEKAEELLEKLRAASWNAAVQDMEDLKIFSKSQGAMEANDLTHWDTGFWAERLRESKYDINEEELRPFFSLPKVMDGLFNLAKTIFGIDIEPADGLAPVWNNDVKFYCVKDSLDSPIAYFYFDPYSRPSEKRGGAWMDEVVSRSCVLSPNGTAPRLPIAHMVCNQTPPVGDKPSLMTFREVETVFHEFGHALQHMLTKQDEGLVAGIRGIEWDAVELPSQFMENWCYHRETLMGIAKHYETGESLPEEVYLKLLAARTFRAGSFSLRQIKFASLDLELHTKYIPGALESIYDVDQRVSKRTQVIPPLPEDRFLCGFSHIFAGGYAAGYYSYKWAEVLSADAFSAFEDAGLDNHKAVKETGHKFRETILALGGGKAPLEVFVEFRGREPSPEALLRHNGLLSVTTSA; encoded by the exons ATGGCAGAGACTAGAAAAGTACATCCAGTAGGAGCTGTTCTCCTTATAATCAACCTTCTCATGGCTTCACGTATCTCTCTCTCCCGCTCCATCCTGCTCCTCCAACGCACAAACAACCACTTCCCTTATTCCCATTTTACCCCCAAACGTTTTCCCAAATCTTATCCTTGCCCTCTCTGGTCTTCGTCCTTCTCCTTGTGTCTCCAAACACTTCACAAATCatcaaccacaacagcaacaacCCCTCCCTCTATCTCTAACTGCTACTCTTCAATTTCAATGGACCCTGTTGTTGATGAGGCCAATCCTTTACTGCAAGACTTTGAATTCCCTCCTTTTGATGTTGTTGAGGCCAAACATGTTCGACCTGGGATTCGTGCTCTCCTAAAGAACCTC GAGAGTGATTTGGAGGAATTGGAGAGAACAGTGGAGCCATCATGGCCAAAATTGGTAGAGCCATTGGAGAAGATTGCAGATCAGTTGACTGTTGTTTGGGGTATGATAAATCATCTTAAGGCTGTTAAAGACTCACCTGAACTCCGCGCTGCTATCGAAGAAGTTCAG CCCGAAAAGGTGAAATTTCAGCTTAGGCTGGGACAAAGTAAACCTATATATAATGCATTTAAGGCCATCCAAGACTCTCCTCAATGGTCATCACTAAGTGATGCTCGGAAACGTATAGTGGAAT CCCAAATAAAAGAAGGGGTTCTTAATGGTGTTGCTCTTGATGATGATAAAAGAGAGCAGTTCAACAAAATTGAACAG GAACTGGAAAGACTATCCCAAAAATTTGGGGAGAATGTACTGGATGCCACAAAGAagtttgaaaaaatcataacagATAAGAAAGATATTGAAGGATTGCCTGCTACCTCACTTGGTTTGGCTGCACAGACTGCAGTATCTAAG GGGCATACAGATGCATCTGCTGAGAATGGACCATGGATAATTACATTGGATGCCCCAAGTTTTATGTCTGTCATGCAACATGCAAGAAATCGTGGTTTACGTGAAGAAATCTACCGTGCATATGTAACTCGAGCTTCAAGTGGTGATCTGAATAATACAgcaattattgatgaaatattgGAGCTTAGGCTTGAAAAGGCTAAGCTCCTTGGCTACAACAACTACACTGAG GTAAGCATGGCAACCAAGATGGCTACTGTCGAGAAAGCAGAAGAGCTACTAGAAAAGCTGCGCGCAGCTTCTTGGAATGCTGCTGTTCAAG ATATGGAAGACCTTAAAATTTTCTCCAAAAGTCAAGGTGCAATGGAAGCAAATGATTTAACTCACTGGGATACAGGCTTCTGGGCTGAGAGGCTGCGTGAGTCAAAATATGATATCAATGAG GAAGAACTACGTCCATTTTTTTCATTGCCAAAGGTTATGGATGGCCTTTTCAACCTTGCAAAGACTATTTTTGGAATTGATATTGAACCAGCTGATGGTCTTGCTCCG GTTTGGAATAATGATGTTAAATTCTACTGCGTCAAAGATTCCTTGGATAGTCCAATTGCATACTTCTATTTTGATCCATATTCTCGTCCATCTGAGAAACGGGGTGGTGCATGGATGGATGAGGTAGTTTCTCGAAGTTGTGTTTTGTCACCCAATGGTACTGCTCCAAGGTTGCCTATTGCCCACATGGTGTGCAACCAAACACCGCCAGTTGGGGACAAACCAAGCCTGATGACATTTCGGGAG GTTGAGACTGTATTCCATGAATTTGGTCACGCCCTCCAGCATATGCTAACCAAGCAGGATGAGGGTCTTGTTGCTGGCATCCGGGGTATAGAGTGGGATGCTGTTGAATTACCCTCCCAGTTCATGGAAAATTGGTGTTATCACAG GGAAACTTTGATGGGCATTGCAAAGCACTATGAAACTGGGGAAAGTCTCCCCGAAGAAGTGTACTTGAAGCTTCTTGCTGCAAGGACTTTTCGAGCAGGGTCCTTTAGTCTTCGTCAG ATAAAATTTGCAAGTTTAGATTTGGAGTTGCATACAAAATATATACCAGGTGCGTTGGAGTCTATCTATGATGTTGACCAAAGGGTCTCTAAAAGGACACAAGTGATCCCTCCTTTGCCAGAAGATAGATTCCTCTGCGGTTTCAGTCATATTTTTGCAG GCGGTTATGCAGCTGGATACTACAGTTACAAG TGGGCTGAGGTATTATCTGCTGATGCTTTCTCAGCCTTTGAGGATGCTGGATTGGATAACCACAAG GCTGTTAAAGAAACAGGGCACAAGTTCCGGGAAACCATTCTTGCTCTTGGAGGTGGAAAAGCGCCACTAGAG GTTTTTGTTGAGTTCCGAGGGCGTGAACCTTCGCCAGAGGCACTGCTCAGGCACAATGGCTTGTTATCAGTGACAACCTCTGCATAA
- the LOC118037277 gene encoding rhamnogalacturonate lyase B isoform X2 translates to MEKVDASLLRWLTLLIWFFFIVKLTAASRKIFQSENGKSLGVRLHKHHHRMVMDNGLVQVTLSSPGGDITGIQYNGIQNVLETRNRESNRGYWDVVWNLPGNHIAYDRLKGTDFNVIMEDEDQVELSFKKSWNFTNGNSSAPLNVDKRYIMRRGSSGVYLYAILERLEGWPDMDMDQIRIVFKLQNDMFHFMAISDDRQRIMPMPRDRINGEPLAYPEAVLLTNPTNPQLGGEVDDKYQYSCENKDNRVHGWISENPPVGFWMITPSDEFRAGGPLKQDLTSHVGPTALSMFTSTHYSGKDLNTKYRNGKPWKKVLGPVFVYLNSISSLEDPTTLWEDAKDQMSIEVNSWPYNFPQSEDFPSSDRRGTVSGQLLVGDKYISDKPMWASYAYVGLAAPGGVGSWQRDAMGYQFWVQANEEGHFLIENIRAGHYNLYAWVPGIVGDCRYDVIIHIQPGSDAKLGALVYEPPRNGPTLWEIGIPDRTAAEFFVPDTYPTLMNKLFINQSTHKFRQYGLWERYSDLYPKHDLIYTIGISNYHQDWFFAQVPRNMGNHTYQATTWQIKFEIENATPRTGNYTLQVALASASASELQVRFNDRRARRPHFRTRLIGRDNAIARHGIHGLYWFYSINVASRLLRQGNNTVYLTQSRSKSPVGGIMYDYIRLEGPPETGPSVE, encoded by the exons ATGGAGAAAGTCGATGCTTCTCTTTTGAGGTGGTTAACATTGTTGATTTGGTTCTTCTTCATTGTCAAGCTCACCGCTGCTTCAAG GAAAATTTTCCAGAGTGAAAACGGTAAATCTCTTGGGGTGCGGCTGCATAAGCATCATCATCGG ATGGTGATGGATAATGGCCTTGTACAAGTCACTTTGTCTAGTCCGGGCGGTGATATCACCGGAATACAGTACAACGGAATCCAAAATGTACTTGAAACCAGGAATAGGGAAAGCAACCGAGG GTATTGGGACGTTGTCTGGAACTTGCCTGGAAATCATATAGCTTACGACAG ATTGAAAGGAACAGATTTTAACGTTATAATGGAAGATGAAGACCAAGTAGAACTCTCATTCAAGAAGTCTTGGAATTTCACAAATGGGAACTCCTCAGCCCCGCTGAACGTAGACAAAAG gTATATAATGCGACGGGGCAGCTCAGGGGTCTACTTGTATGCCATATTAGAACGCCTGGAGGGATGGCCTGACATGGACATGGATCAAATTAGAATCGTTTTCAAGCTCCAAAAtgacat GTTTCACTTCATGGCAATATCTGACGACAGGCAAAGGATCATGCCAATGCCTCGAGACAGAATCAATGGTGAGCCTCTTGCATATCCAGAAGCTGTTCTCCTGACCAATCCAACTAATCCACAGCTTGGAGGAGAG GTGGACGACAAGTATCAATATTCATGTGAGAACAAAGACAACAGGGTACATGGTTGGATATCAGAAAATCCACCGGTGGGATTTTGGATGATCACACCAAGTGATGAGTTCCGGGCCGGTGGTCCCCTGAAACAAGACCTCACATCTCATGTCGGCCCCACCGCCCTCTCT ATGTTTACCAGCACTCATTACAGTGGGAAGGACTTGAACACGAAATATCGAAACGGAAAGCCATGGAAAAAGGTTCTAGGACCTGTATTTGTCTATCTCAACTCCATCTCCTCCCTTGAAGATCCCACGACACTATGGGAAGATGCTAAGGATCAG ATGTCTATAGAAGTCAACAGCTGGCCTTACAATTTCCCTCAGTCAGAAGATTTCCCTAGCTCCGATCGACGAGGAACTGTTTCTGGTCAATTACTAGTTGGTGACAA GTACATCAGTGACAAACCAATGTGGGCGAGCTATGCCTATGTGGGCTTGGCTGCACCAGGAGGGGTGGGTTCGTGGCAAAGAGACGCCATG GGGTATCAATTCTGGGTTCAAGCCAATGAGGAGGGtcatttcttaattgaaaacatTAGAGCTGGGCACTACAATCTGTATGCCTGGGTTCCCGGCATTGTTGGGGATTGCAGATATGATGTTATTATCCACATCCAACCAG GAAGTGATGCCAAATTGGGTGCTCTTGTGTACGAGCCTCCAAGAAATGGTCCGACCCTTTGGGAAATAGGAATCCCTGACCGCACCGCTGCCGAATTCTTTGTGCCCGACACATACCCGACGCTCATGAACAAATTGTTCATCAACCAATCAACTCACAA GTTTAGGCAGTATGGACTGTGGGAAAGGTACTCAGATTTGTATCCTAAGCATGACCTTATTTACACTATTGGCATCAGTAATTATCATCAAGATTGGTTCTTTGCTCAGGTTCCCAG GAACATGGGAAATCACACATATCAAGCCACGACATGGCAGATCAAATTCGAGATAGAAAATGCGACCCCGAGGACCGGAAACTATACACTCCAAGTGGCCTTGGCATCAGCCTCCGCTTCTGAACTACAG GTTCGGTTCAATGACAGAAGAGCCAGAAGACCTCATTTCAGAACAAGGCTAATAGGAAGGGACAATGCAATTGCCCGCCATGGAATTCATGGTCTGTACTGGTTTTATAGCATTAACGTGGCAAGCCGTCTGCTTCGCCAGGGAAACAACACTGTATATCTCACTCAGTCGAGAAGCAAATCCCCTGTTGGAGGAATTATGTATGATTACATTCGTTTAGAAGGGCCTCCAGAAACGGGTCCGAGTGTAGAATGA
- the LOC118037277 gene encoding rhamnogalacturonate lyase B isoform X3 produces the protein MEKVDASLLRWLTLLIWFFFIVKLTAASRKIFQSENGKSLGVRLHKHHHRVCMMVMDNGLVQVTLSSPGGDITGIQYNGIQNVLETRNRESNRGYWDVVWNLPGNHIAYDRLKGTDFNVIMEDEDQVELSFKKSWNFTNGNSSAPLNVDKRYIMRRGSSGVYLYAILERLEGWPDMDMDQIRIVFKLQNDMFHFMAISDDRQRIMPMPRDRINGEPLAYPEAVLLTNPTNPQLGGEVDDKYQYSCENKDNRVHGWISENPPVGFWMITPSDEFRAGGPLKQDLTSHVGPTALSMFTSTHYSGKDLNTKYRNGKPWKKVLGPVFVYLNSISSLEDPTTLWEDAKDQMSIEVNSWPYNFPQSEDFPSSDRRGTVSGQLLVGDKYISDKPMWASYAYVGLAAPGGVGSWQRDAMGYQFWVQANEEGHFLIENIRAGHYNLYAWVPGIVGDCRYDVIIHIQPGSDAKLGALVYEPPRNGPTLWEIGIPDRTAAEFFVPDTYPTLMNKLFINQSTHKFRQYGLWERYSDLYPKHDLIYTIGISNYHQDWFFAQVPRNMGNHTYQATTWQIKFEIENATPRTGNYTLQVALASASASELQEQRKRSRSAMTYGCVLMCDHRFGSMTEEPEDLISEQG, from the exons ATGGAGAAAGTCGATGCTTCTCTTTTGAGGTGGTTAACATTGTTGATTTGGTTCTTCTTCATTGTCAAGCTCACCGCTGCTTCAAG GAAAATTTTCCAGAGTGAAAACGGTAAATCTCTTGGGGTGCGGCTGCATAAGCATCATCATCGGGTATGTATG ATGGTGATGGATAATGGCCTTGTACAAGTCACTTTGTCTAGTCCGGGCGGTGATATCACCGGAATACAGTACAACGGAATCCAAAATGTACTTGAAACCAGGAATAGGGAAAGCAACCGAGG GTATTGGGACGTTGTCTGGAACTTGCCTGGAAATCATATAGCTTACGACAG ATTGAAAGGAACAGATTTTAACGTTATAATGGAAGATGAAGACCAAGTAGAACTCTCATTCAAGAAGTCTTGGAATTTCACAAATGGGAACTCCTCAGCCCCGCTGAACGTAGACAAAAG gTATATAATGCGACGGGGCAGCTCAGGGGTCTACTTGTATGCCATATTAGAACGCCTGGAGGGATGGCCTGACATGGACATGGATCAAATTAGAATCGTTTTCAAGCTCCAAAAtgacat GTTTCACTTCATGGCAATATCTGACGACAGGCAAAGGATCATGCCAATGCCTCGAGACAGAATCAATGGTGAGCCTCTTGCATATCCAGAAGCTGTTCTCCTGACCAATCCAACTAATCCACAGCTTGGAGGAGAG GTGGACGACAAGTATCAATATTCATGTGAGAACAAAGACAACAGGGTACATGGTTGGATATCAGAAAATCCACCGGTGGGATTTTGGATGATCACACCAAGTGATGAGTTCCGGGCCGGTGGTCCCCTGAAACAAGACCTCACATCTCATGTCGGCCCCACCGCCCTCTCT ATGTTTACCAGCACTCATTACAGTGGGAAGGACTTGAACACGAAATATCGAAACGGAAAGCCATGGAAAAAGGTTCTAGGACCTGTATTTGTCTATCTCAACTCCATCTCCTCCCTTGAAGATCCCACGACACTATGGGAAGATGCTAAGGATCAG ATGTCTATAGAAGTCAACAGCTGGCCTTACAATTTCCCTCAGTCAGAAGATTTCCCTAGCTCCGATCGACGAGGAACTGTTTCTGGTCAATTACTAGTTGGTGACAA GTACATCAGTGACAAACCAATGTGGGCGAGCTATGCCTATGTGGGCTTGGCTGCACCAGGAGGGGTGGGTTCGTGGCAAAGAGACGCCATG GGGTATCAATTCTGGGTTCAAGCCAATGAGGAGGGtcatttcttaattgaaaacatTAGAGCTGGGCACTACAATCTGTATGCCTGGGTTCCCGGCATTGTTGGGGATTGCAGATATGATGTTATTATCCACATCCAACCAG GAAGTGATGCCAAATTGGGTGCTCTTGTGTACGAGCCTCCAAGAAATGGTCCGACCCTTTGGGAAATAGGAATCCCTGACCGCACCGCTGCCGAATTCTTTGTGCCCGACACATACCCGACGCTCATGAACAAATTGTTCATCAACCAATCAACTCACAA GTTTAGGCAGTATGGACTGTGGGAAAGGTACTCAGATTTGTATCCTAAGCATGACCTTATTTACACTATTGGCATCAGTAATTATCATCAAGATTGGTTCTTTGCTCAGGTTCCCAG GAACATGGGAAATCACACATATCAAGCCACGACATGGCAGATCAAATTCGAGATAGAAAATGCGACCCCGAGGACCGGAAACTATACACTCCAAGTGGCCTTGGCATCAGCCTCCGCTTCTGAACTACAG GAACAGCGTAAAAGAAGTCGATCGGCGATGACTTATGGATGTGTGTTAATGTGTGATCATAGGTTCGGTTCAATGACAGAAGAGCCAGAAGACCTCATTTCAGAACAAGGCTAA